The sequence below is a genomic window from Haemophilus pittmaniae.
CATTTGGCACGATGCATTTCGCAGCAGATAAATGCTCACGTTTAATATGCCCCATTGTTACGGCTTTGTCGTAGGCAATACGCTGAAATTCAGCTAAATGATATTTGGTATAAAAATAGTAAAACCATTTAGGATATCTTTTAGATGTGACTTTGAATAAATGTTGGTTTAGTGCAGCTTTTCCACCACACCAAATATCCACTAATAAACTTCCTGACCAAGAAAAAATCACATCGCCATTATCAATAATACATTCAGGCTTAATACTTGCTTTAGCTTTCTCTTCACCGTCGGCATAACCTTGTCTTAATTGGGCAATTTTCACAACAGGTAAAAATGGTTCGTCATCTTCAGGACGGAATTTTTGCAATGCTAAACCATTCTGATAATTTGCAATTTTATCCAAGGCTTTCAAATTCCACCCCTTCGGCACTTCAACCCCATCAATCTCCACTATCTCACACGGAAACGCTTTGGCGGTTTCGGCTAATTCTGCGTAGCGGTCAGGCTGTGTTTGTGAAAGTGCGGTCAGTTCTTCGGGGGTTTTTCCGCTGATTGCCTGCATGGCTGCCAGCTCTGCTTGTTCAAGGCTAAGGCCGTCTGAAAGAGCTTGGACTTTGGCACGCACGGGATCGAAATCGACAAACCAACTTTTAAACAGGGCTTGGGCGATTTGTTCCAAGGTTTGGTTGATTTGGGTGTTGAGATCTATTTTTTGGTCAAAACTAAGCAAAATTTCCCCAACTTTTATTTTGTTGATATTTAAATCAGGAAGAGAAATAGATTTTAAAATAGTTTGATTTAAAAGAGGTTGGCCAGATCCTACACGCATGCTATTTAAATTTAAGGATTTTAAATAATAAAACCAAAAAATACTTTCTTTTAAATTCATACTTCTTGCAGATATTGCATTATCTGTTACCCAACATTTCTTATCTGAAAAATGTACACTTCCACAATATGAGCCAACTCTTCCAATAATAATTGTATTTTCATCAGAGTTATATTCAGATGAATAACCAATTATTCCGTTAGCCCCATAGACAGGATAAAAACCAGTATCAGTTCTGTTTGGTGAAGTTTTTCCATTAGAAAATTTCAGGTGTTGCCCTAAGTTACTCATACCCCAATCCCCCTAAATTCTTCTTAATCTCCGCTTCCAATTCCGCACTTTTCGCAAATTGTTCCTTCAAAAGAGCGGTCAGATTTTGCATTTTTTCTGCAAAAGGTACGCCGTCGTCTTCTTGTTCTGCGGTGCCGACATAGCGTCCCGGTGTGAGGACGAAGTCGTTGTCTTTCATCTCTTCTAAAGTGGCGGATTTGCAGAAAGCGGCTTGGTCTTCATAGCCGTCTGATTGTTGCCAAGTGTGGAGGGTATCGGCGATTTTGGCGATGTCGTCAGCGGTGAAATCACGCAATACGCGGTCTTTCATATAGCCGATTTGGCGGGCGTCGATAAACAATACTTTGCCTTGACGCTTTTTGTTGCGGTTTAAGAACCAAATACAGGCGGGGATTTGGGTATTGGTGAAGAGCTGGCCGGGCAGGGCGACCATACATTCCACCAAGTCGGCATTGATGATGGCTTTGCGGATTTCGCCTTCGTTGTTGGTTTGGCTGCTCATGGAGCCGTTGGCAAGCAACAATGCCATTTTGCCTTTTGGCGAGAGGTGGTAAATCATGTGTTGCAGCCAAGCGAAGTTGGCGTTGCCTTTCGGCGGTGTACCGTATGCCCAACGTGGGTCGTCGGCCAGGGATTCTCTCCACCAATCGCTGATATTGAAGGGTGGGTTTGCCATGATGAAATCCATCTTTTTGTCGATGTGTTGCGGCTGGGTGAAGCTGTCGGCGTTGTGTTTGCCGAAGTCGTAATCAATGCCGCGAATCGCCATATTCATGGCGGCGAGTTTCCATGTGGTTGGGTTGAATTCTTGCCCGTAGATGGAAACGTTGTTGATGTTGCCTTGATGAGCGGTGATAAAGCGTTCGGTTTGCACGAAAAAGCCGCCGCTGCCCATGGCCGGGTCATATACGCGGCCGGAGTATGGCTCGAGCATTTCGACAATCAGGGAAACAATGGATTTCGGCGTAAAATATTGTCCGCCGCGCTTGCCTTCGGCTTGGGCAAAGCGACCGAGGAAGTATTCGTAAACGTGGCCGAGAATGTCTTTTGCGCCCAAATGTACAGGCTCGCCGTTGTAAGTCGGACGGGTAAAGTTGGTATCGGAGAAGAGGATAATCAGCCCGCGCAGGGTGTCTTCGTTTACGGCATAGCCGCTGATGCGTTGGAGTACGCCTTTGAGTTTTTCGTTGTCTTTTTCAATGGCATCGAAGGCATCGTCAATCAGTTTGGCTACGCCGGAAAATTTCCCGCCCCAAGGCAGCTCTGCGCCAATGTTTAAGATGGAAACGGCTTTAATCTCGTCCCAACGGGCTTGCTGCG
It includes:
- a CDS encoding class I SAM-dependent DNA methyltransferase; the protein is MPVLITENNRQSYLNCDPSQIFSKKYFTEDKFYAETTKNALDNPALQQAFLNDLDEKLWSSADKLRQQLDAANYKHIVLGLIFLKYISDSFTHQQEKIQAELSDPENPLYLDRTFYDTEEEYQEALTAELENRDYYTADNVFWVPQQARWDEIKAVSILNIGAELPWGGKFSGVAKLIDDAFDAIEKDNEKLKGVLQRISGYAVNEDTLRGLIILFSDTNFTRPTYNGEPVHLGAKDILGHVYEYFLGRFAQAEGKRGGQYFTPKSIVSLIVEMLEPYSGRVYDPAMGSGGFFVQTERFITAHQGNINNVSIYGQEFNPTTWKLAAMNMAIRGIDYDFGKHNADSFTQPQHIDKKMDFIMANPPFNISDWWRESLADDPRWAYGTPPKGNANFAWLQHMIYHLSPKGKMALLLANGSMSSQTNNEGEIRKAIINADLVECMVALPGQLFTNTQIPACIWFLNRNKKRQGKVLFIDARQIGYMKDRVLRDFTADDIAKIADTLHTWQQSDGYEDQAAFCKSATLEEMKDNDFVLTPGRYVGTAEQEDDGVPFAEKMQNLTALLKEQFAKSAELEAEIKKNLGGLGYE
- a CDS encoding restriction endonuclease subunit S gives rise to the protein MSNLGQHLKFSNGKTSPNRTDTGFYPVYGANGIIGYSSEYNSDENTIIIGRVGSYCGSVHFSDKKCWVTDNAISARSMNLKESIFWFYYLKSLNLNSMRVGSGQPLLNQTILKSISLPDLNINKIKVGEILLSFDQKIDLNTQINQTLEQIAQALFKSWFVDFDPVRAKVQALSDGLSLEQAELAAMQAISGKTPEELTALSQTQPDRYAELAETAKAFPCEIVEIDGVEVPKGWNLKALDKIANYQNGLALQKFRPEDDEPFLPVVKIAQLRQGYADGEEKAKASIKPECIIDNGDVIFSWSGSLLVDIWCGGKAALNQHLFKVTSKRYPKWFYYFYTKYHLAEFQRIAYDKAVTMGHIKREHLSAAKCIVPNDELLANKTLENILEKIIFNRLENFNLQDTRDLLLPRLLNGDIQNE